The following proteins are co-located in the Mobula hypostoma chromosome 4, sMobHyp1.1, whole genome shotgun sequence genome:
- the fam168b gene encoding myelin-associated neurite-outgrowth inhibitor isoform X2, with product MNPVYSSGASGVPYANPKGIGYPGFPVGYAAAAPAFTPTVYAGTNPAFPTGYTPGTPYKVSCSPTSGAVPPYSSSPNPYQAAVYPVRSAYPQQNPYAQQGTYYTQPLYAAPPHVIHHTTVVQPNGMPAAMYPQPIPSPRANGVAMGMVAGTTMAMSAGTLLTTHSPSPVAPHPVSMPAYRTPATPTYNYVPSQW from the exons ATGAACCCAGTCTATAGTTCAGGTGCTTCAGGGGTTCCATATGCGAATCCAAAAGGAATTGGATATCCAG GTTTTCCGGTTGGTTATGCAGCAGCTGCTCCTGCCTTTACTCCTACTGTGTATGCTGGTACAAACCCAGCCTTCCCAACAG GTTATACACCGGGCACACCTTATAAAGTCTCATGTTCTCCGACCAGTGGAGCTGTACCACCCTACTCCTCTTCTCCCAACCCATACCAGGCAGCTGTATATCCAGTTCGAAGTGCCTATCCACAACAGAATCCTTATGCACAG CAAGGCACTTACTATACACAGCCACTATATGCAGCCCCACCTCATGTAATTCATCATACCACAGTTGTCCAGCCGAATGGAATGCCTGCTGCCATGTACCCACAACCAATTCCATCACCCAGAGCAAATGGTGTTGCCATGGGAATGGTAGCTGGGACCACTATGGCAATGTCAGCAG GCACTTTGTTGACGACCCATTCCCCATCGCCAGTAGCTCCTCATCCTGTTTCCATGCCTGCTTATAGGACTCCAGCAACACCGACTTACAACTATGTACCCTCGCAGTGGTGA
- the fam168b gene encoding myelin-associated neurite-outgrowth inhibitor isoform X1 produces MNPVYSSGASGVPYANPKGIGYPAGFPVGYAAAAPAFTPTVYAGTNPAFPTGYTPGTPYKVSCSPTSGAVPPYSSSPNPYQAAVYPVRSAYPQQNPYAQQGTYYTQPLYAAPPHVIHHTTVVQPNGMPAAMYPQPIPSPRANGVAMGMVAGTTMAMSAGTLLTTHSPSPVAPHPVSMPAYRTPATPTYNYVPSQW; encoded by the exons ATGAACCCAGTCTATAGTTCAGGTGCTTCAGGGGTTCCATATGCGAATCCAAAAGGAATTGGATATCCAG CAGGTTTTCCGGTTGGTTATGCAGCAGCTGCTCCTGCCTTTACTCCTACTGTGTATGCTGGTACAAACCCAGCCTTCCCAACAG GTTATACACCGGGCACACCTTATAAAGTCTCATGTTCTCCGACCAGTGGAGCTGTACCACCCTACTCCTCTTCTCCCAACCCATACCAGGCAGCTGTATATCCAGTTCGAAGTGCCTATCCACAACAGAATCCTTATGCACAG CAAGGCACTTACTATACACAGCCACTATATGCAGCCCCACCTCATGTAATTCATCATACCACAGTTGTCCAGCCGAATGGAATGCCTGCTGCCATGTACCCACAACCAATTCCATCACCCAGAGCAAATGGTGTTGCCATGGGAATGGTAGCTGGGACCACTATGGCAATGTCAGCAG GCACTTTGTTGACGACCCATTCCCCATCGCCAGTAGCTCCTCATCCTGTTTCCATGCCTGCTTATAGGACTCCAGCAACACCGACTTACAACTATGTACCCTCGCAGTGGTGA